The Paenibacillus uliginis N3/975 genome has a window encoding:
- a CDS encoding DUF2326 domain-containing protein produces the protein MTKSLFINRLLVYPSEKEIDITFRKGLNIILAEDIGDVNIQTRNSVGKTTFVDLIDFGLGRESFLPDDKKSAKIRMEKMILHLEYSIGSQKYTVLRSLVNEENVILYKDWVIDGLLEGHEFHHNNYDVKKYCSFLENELYEGRNSFDKKKIISWRQSAPILIRDQVGGFQELTKPANYYEKAPVRRKRVEFLLNLLTPEKTDLENRQAEASELAAEKQKAYNVIAKYAKHKQNQSDIEVHSRKISIESEISKKNDVLAHLKDQLVNFNKIKDAENAQRARWFNELRQIKNNILTYHYRIKNYEATINEIQGELEKIDIAQSAVQFLNRYEYKQCPRCLRPFSSDQDENCKHSVNQVSIKSVNLIRTVLNNEKKELIESTLSHQEEIKFLNEQQEELQQMIGVIDASLKKDINVILEQVEDKEGVIANYRKELLELNNSLNLSSDVENYYAEWQEAKQKLTEINKDISTILKEVDKRLLSFQVEVNEVIKFLFSNSRVGLLKRSERKGNFSLEIKHATTDGIDDGAASFPLRVIAFDLALLKLAISEDTNHPKFLIHDSPNVHDIDPKVYRRIFTFVLQLEKEDLEINGKVDFQYFITTIDIPDELKNSEYVRLKLDNSGERGKLFGFTY, from the coding sequence ATGACTAAGTCATTGTTTATTAATAGGCTACTTGTGTACCCTTCAGAAAAGGAAATAGATATAACTTTTAGAAAAGGTCTCAATATAATACTAGCTGAAGATATTGGAGACGTAAATATTCAAACTAGGAACAGTGTTGGTAAAACCACATTTGTGGACTTAATTGACTTTGGATTGGGTAGGGAGTCATTTCTCCCAGATGATAAGAAGAGCGCCAAAATTCGTATGGAAAAAATGATTCTTCACCTAGAATACTCTATTGGTTCTCAAAAATACACTGTTCTGAGAAGCTTAGTGAATGAGGAGAATGTCATCTTATATAAAGACTGGGTTATAGACGGTTTATTAGAAGGACATGAATTCCATCATAATAATTATGACGTAAAAAAGTATTGTTCATTCCTTGAAAATGAGCTATATGAAGGGAGAAATAGTTTTGATAAAAAGAAAATTATTTCATGGCGACAAAGTGCGCCTATCCTAATTAGAGATCAAGTCGGTGGCTTTCAGGAATTAACTAAACCAGCGAATTATTATGAAAAAGCTCCAGTAAGGCGAAAAAGAGTTGAGTTCTTATTAAATTTACTTACTCCAGAAAAGACAGATTTGGAGAACCGCCAAGCAGAGGCATCAGAGTTAGCAGCGGAGAAACAGAAAGCCTACAATGTAATTGCGAAATATGCTAAGCATAAGCAAAACCAATCTGATATCGAAGTTCACAGTAGAAAAATATCAATTGAAAGTGAAATTTCCAAAAAAAACGATGTATTAGCTCATCTTAAGGATCAATTAGTAAATTTTAATAAAATTAAAGATGCGGAAAATGCACAGCGTGCAAGGTGGTTCAATGAGCTAAGACAAATCAAAAATAACATATTAACTTACCACTATCGGATTAAGAATTATGAAGCAACGATCAATGAAATTCAAGGGGAATTAGAGAAAATCGATATTGCTCAGTCTGCAGTTCAATTTTTGAACCGCTATGAATATAAACAATGCCCAAGGTGTCTACGTCCCTTTTCTAGTGATCAAGATGAGAACTGTAAGCATTCTGTCAATCAGGTGTCAATTAAGTCCGTTAATTTGATTAGAACGGTACTTAATAACGAGAAGAAAGAATTGATAGAATCAACATTGTCTCATCAAGAGGAAATAAAATTTCTTAATGAACAGCAGGAAGAATTACAACAAATGATAGGTGTAATTGATGCGAGTCTTAAAAAGGATATCAACGTAATCCTTGAACAAGTAGAGGATAAAGAAGGGGTTATAGCAAACTATCGTAAGGAGCTTTTAGAATTAAATAATTCATTAAATTTGAGTAGTGATGTAGAAAATTATTACGCTGAATGGCAGGAAGCAAAACAAAAACTTACGGAAATCAATAAAGATATTTCTACTATTCTAAAAGAAGTTGATAAAAGACTATTATCTTTTCAAGTTGAGGTAAATGAAGTAATAAAATTTTTGTTCTCTAATAGTCGGGTTGGGTTGCTAAAAAGAAGTGAGAGAAAAGGTAATTTTTCATTGGAGATCAAGCATGCAACTACAGATGGAATTGATGATGGCGCTGCATCTTTCCCTCTTAGAGTAATTGCTTTTGATTTGGCATTACTTAAACTGGCAATATCAGAAGATACAAATCATCCGAAATTTTTAATACATGATTCACCCAATGTGCATGATATTGACCCAAAAGTATATAGACGGATATTTACCTTCGTTCTTC